The proteins below are encoded in one region of Acidimicrobiales bacterium:
- a CDS encoding recombinase family protein, translating to MRAAIYARVSSETQANRGTIGSQLALLEAKVAEVGDDLVARFVDDGHSGTRLDRPGLDALRDGAQGGIFERVWVLTADRLARNFAYQMLVLDELGSLGVEVSFTDSPPIADDPQARLLVQVQGVIAEYERAKMAERQRRGKLYKVRSGEAIFTIVPYGYRRVPRGEQGPARYEIFEPEAVVVRRIFDDYVAGGLSVRQLIKGLRADGILSPTGRPLWSVSTLGGMLRNSSYMGKAYWYRRESVPSARPTGRPTRQVARPREQWVEVAVPAIVSADTFEAAQRIACRNTAFSARRAPGDRFLLRGLVLCGKCSIKCACTRKANSRGVYNHYYCCAYQNELTARGPERRCRERNIRADELDAFVFGQIREAMLRPELLTAGEAALVSREPLPDDEILAAELARMQRRLDDAERERQRLLDIYQTGLIELGELSRRNEQLAARRQSLDAQRERLVAERGELTKNNRLREQVGAFAKAVANGMDQLDFAGRQRLMRIVVESVRVTGWQVVIALRIPLDGPPPAAPTTRPRPRSGSPLKSSGRRGVDVTSEGPRRVFSQDGLRSLDRDHAPCLLHGGVRDERLY from the coding sequence GTGAGAGCAGCCATCTACGCACGGGTGTCATCGGAGACACAGGCCAATCGGGGAACCATCGGCTCGCAGCTGGCGCTGCTCGAGGCGAAGGTGGCCGAGGTGGGCGACGACCTGGTCGCCCGCTTTGTCGACGACGGCCACTCTGGCACCCGCCTTGACCGCCCCGGCCTCGACGCGCTGCGCGACGGGGCGCAGGGCGGCATCTTCGAGCGGGTCTGGGTGCTCACTGCCGACCGGCTGGCGCGCAACTTCGCCTACCAGATGCTCGTGCTGGACGAGCTCGGGAGTCTCGGCGTCGAGGTGTCCTTCACCGACTCCCCACCCATCGCCGATGACCCCCAGGCGCGCCTTTTGGTCCAGGTGCAGGGTGTGATCGCCGAGTACGAGCGGGCCAAGATGGCCGAGCGCCAGCGGCGCGGCAAGCTCTACAAGGTGCGCTCCGGGGAGGCCATCTTCACCATCGTCCCCTACGGCTACCGCCGCGTGCCCCGGGGTGAGCAGGGCCCTGCCCGCTACGAGATCTTCGAGCCCGAGGCCGTCGTCGTGCGGCGCATCTTCGACGACTACGTGGCCGGTGGCTTGTCGGTGCGTCAGCTCATAAAGGGCCTCCGTGCCGACGGCATCTTGAGCCCGACCGGACGACCGCTCTGGTCGGTCTCGACGCTCGGAGGGATGCTGCGCAACTCCAGCTACATGGGAAAGGCCTACTGGTATCGACGCGAGAGCGTGCCCTCGGCCCGGCCGACGGGCCGCCCGACCCGTCAGGTGGCTCGCCCACGCGAGCAATGGGTCGAGGTGGCCGTGCCCGCGATCGTCTCGGCGGACACCTTCGAGGCGGCACAGCGCATCGCCTGCCGCAACACCGCTTTCAGCGCCCGGCGCGCCCCAGGCGACCGCTTCCTGCTGAGGGGCTTGGTGCTGTGCGGGAAGTGCTCGATCAAGTGCGCCTGCACCCGCAAGGCCAACAGCCGCGGCGTTTACAACCACTATTACTGCTGCGCCTACCAGAACGAGCTCACGGCAAGAGGGCCGGAGCGGCGCTGCCGGGAGCGCAACATCCGTGCCGATGAGCTCGACGCCTTCGTGTTCGGCCAGATCCGCGAGGCGATGCTGCGGCCCGAGCTTCTCACCGCCGGCGAGGCCGCCCTCGTGAGCCGCGAGCCCCTCCCCGACGACGAGATCCTCGCCGCCGAGCTGGCGCGCATGCAACGCCGGCTCGACGACGCGGAGCGAGAGCGCCAGCGGCTGCTCGACATCTACCAGACGGGGCTGATCGAGCTCGGTGAGCTCTCCCGCCGCAACGAGCAGCTCGCCGCTCGGCGCCAGAGCCTCGACGCGCAACGAGAACGGCTCGTGGCCGAACGAGGCGAGCTGACCAAGAACAACCGGCTGCGCGAGCAGGTCGGCGCGTTCGCCAAGGCAGTCGCGAACGGGATGGACCAGCTCGACTTCGCAGGACGTCAACGGCTGATGCGAATAGTCGTCGAGAGCGTCCGCGTGACCGGCTGGCAGGTCGTGATCGCTCTGCGGATCCCCCTCGACGGGCCGCCGCCGGCCGCCCCCACGACGAGGCCCCGACCCCGCTCCGGCAGCCCCTTGAAGTCGTCGGGCCGCCGCGGCGTGGACGTCACTTCGGAGGGCCCACGACGGGTGTTCAGCCAAGACGGTTTGCGTTCGCTTGATCGAGATCACGCGCCCTGCCTCCTTCACGGGGGCGTTCGCGACGAGCGCCTCTATTAG